The following are encoded together in the Mesoterricola sediminis genome:
- the dnaJ gene encoding molecular chaperone DnaJ has translation MAHPDYYAVLGVPRGASDEDIKKAYRKLARKYHPDLNPGNKEAEARFKEVTEANEVLSDATKRKNYDTYGDPAGPGFAPGAQGFSFEDMGFPGSFQDLFQGFGRSGQRRRPGPRPGEDTQHTVRIAFRDAFAGTRLSLNLHRSETCPACQGSGDRVGAQVSTCAACGGRGYRETGGGFFRTREDCDACGGSGRKAPPCDTCRGQGRIPKTEAVTVAIPAGVEDGTRLRVAGKGEAGRRGGGAGDLYLQVQVESDPRFERRGPNLYLDLPVSFAEAALGAKVEIPTPEGKSTIKVPPGTQSGANLRLKGMGMPVPGASQRGDLFARIKVVTPRIEDERSKELLRELAELNDASIRSDAWR, from the coding sequence ATGGCCCATCCCGACTACTACGCCGTCCTCGGAGTCCCCCGGGGCGCCTCCGACGAGGACATCAAGAAGGCCTACCGCAAGCTGGCCCGGAAGTACCACCCCGACCTGAACCCCGGCAACAAGGAGGCCGAGGCCCGGTTCAAGGAGGTCACCGAGGCCAACGAGGTCCTGTCCGACGCCACCAAGCGCAAGAACTACGACACCTACGGCGACCCGGCCGGCCCCGGCTTCGCCCCGGGCGCCCAGGGGTTCAGCTTCGAGGACATGGGCTTCCCCGGCTCCTTCCAGGACCTCTTCCAGGGCTTCGGCCGCTCCGGCCAGCGCCGGAGGCCCGGACCCCGTCCCGGCGAGGACACCCAGCACACCGTCCGCATCGCCTTCCGGGACGCCTTCGCGGGCACGCGCCTCTCCCTCAACCTCCACCGCTCCGAGACCTGTCCCGCCTGCCAGGGCTCCGGGGACCGGGTCGGCGCCCAGGTCTCCACCTGCGCCGCCTGCGGGGGCCGGGGCTACCGGGAGACCGGCGGCGGCTTCTTCCGGACGCGGGAGGACTGCGACGCGTGCGGCGGGTCCGGGCGCAAGGCCCCGCCCTGCGACACCTGCCGGGGCCAGGGGCGCATTCCCAAGACCGAGGCGGTCACCGTGGCCATTCCCGCCGGCGTGGAGGACGGGACGCGCCTCCGGGTCGCCGGCAAGGGCGAGGCGGGCCGCCGCGGCGGCGGGGCCGGGGACCTCTACCTGCAGGTGCAGGTGGAATCCGACCCGCGCTTCGAGCGGCGGGGCCCCAACCTCTACCTGGACCTGCCGGTCAGCTTCGCCGAGGCCGCCCTCGGGGCCAAGGTGGAGATCCCCACGCCCGAGGGGAAGTCGACGATCAAGGTGCCCCCCGGCACCCAGTCCGGCGCGAACCTGCGCCTGAAGGGCATGGGCATGCCGGTGCCCGGGGCCTCCCAGCGGGGGGACCTGTTCGCCCGGATCAAGGTGGTCACCCCGCGCATCGAAGACGAGCGTTCGAAGGAACTGCTGCGGGAGCTGGCCGAACTCAATGACGCTTCCATCCGATCCGACGCCTGGAGGTGA
- a CDS encoding MerR family transcriptional regulator, translating to MIGVVAARYEIHPQTLRLYEREGLLLPSRTEGKTRLYSEEDLERLEFILSLTRDLGVNLAGVEVVLNLRDRMQKMQEEMQNIIAKHESKMRSAGLEPEQGPEGISSTGLVKLTPQGLRKR from the coding sequence ATGATCGGCGTCGTCGCCGCCCGGTACGAGATCCACCCCCAGACCCTGCGCCTGTATGAAAGGGAGGGGTTGCTCCTGCCGAGCCGCACCGAGGGCAAGACCCGCCTCTACAGCGAGGAGGACCTGGAGCGGCTGGAATTCATCTTGAGCCTTACAAGGGATCTGGGCGTCAACCTCGCCGGAGTCGAGGTGGTCCTCAACCTGAGGGACCGGATGCAGAAAATGCAGGAGGAGATGCAAAACATTATCGCGAAACATGAATCTAAAATGAGGTCGGCCGGCCTTGAACCCGAACAGGGCCCGGAAGGCATCTCATCCACAGGCTTGGTCAAACTGACCCCCCAGGGCCTGCGCAAGCGGTAA